The following nucleotide sequence is from uncultured Ilyobacter sp..
ATAATCAGAAAGTTTTTCTTTTACGTTGGCCAGTTGAGCCAGTGTAACAGACCCGAAGTTAAGGCTTACCCACCTGTGAACTCGCCGCTTTTTAAACCACACCAACTCTGTACTTGCTCCCCCCATATCTATGAGAAGTCCCTCTTCCTCATCTAAAGTATTTGTGGCTCCAAGAAGAGAATAATAGGCCTCCTCTTCTCCTGAGAAAATATTTATCTTCATCTTAAGTTCTTTTTCCAACTTCTCTATCAGTCGGTTAGAGTTCGTAGCATTCCTTACTGCAGCAGTTGCAAAAGCTATAATTTCATCGGTTTCATTTTGGGCGCATATCCCCTTAAATATCTTCAGAGTATGATATGCCAAATTTATTTTTTTCACCTTAAGTTTTCCTGTTTTGTTTACTCCCTCTCCTAGCCGTACACTCTCCTTCACATCTTCTATTACAGAGAAATTCTTGGCAGGAGAAATCCTAAAAATAACAAGCCTTATAGAGTTTGAACCTATATCTATAATTCCTATTTTTTTCATAAATCTATTTCCCCCCTAAACAGAGTATGATTGAGGCTGTAGCCTCCTTTAATCAGAAAGCAGTTTGTGATATTTTACTCTTAAATAGAGTATAGTCGAGTTTATAAAGTAAATCAAGAAATTAATCCCTGAAGTTTTCGTAAGGTCAAAGAAAAAGGGGAGGTTATTTCTCCTTTTTTTTCACTGCCTTTTCCAGGTCTTCAATAATTATTTCCATCACTTTTAGTCTTGCATAACGCTTTGAGTTACCTGGAATGACATTCCATTTTACATCTTCTGTGGATGTCATTGTTATCATATCCTCTACTGCCTCTTTATAAAGCTCCCACTTTTCTCTATTTCTCCAGTCTTCTTCAGTTATCTTCCAACTTTTATATGATGTTTTTTCTCGCCCTCTAAAACGTCTTAGTTGTTCATCCTTGCTTATATGAATCCAGAATTTTAATATAACAGCCCCGTCATCAGCCCACTGGGCTTCCATGGAGTTTATTTCATGATAGGCCCTGTGCCACTCCTTTTCTTTGCAAAACCCCTCTACTCTTTCTACTAGAACTCTTCCATACCATGTCCTGTCAAATATTGTAATGTGCCCTCCCTTTGGAAAGTCTTTCCAGAATCTCCATAGATAGTGGTGTCTTTTCTCTATATCATTTGGAGCCGATACTGGGATAACATCGTACCCCCTGGGGTCTAGTCTGTCTACAGTTCTTTTTATATTCCCCCCCTTTCCAGCTGCATCCCACCCCTCATAGGCTAGTACCACCGGAATTCTTTTTACGTATATCTCATGCTCTAGCTCCATGAGCTTTTCTTTGTACTTTTTTAACTTTTTCTTGTACTCTCTTCTGCTCGCTGACTTTGTTAGATCTACACTATCTAGAGAATAACTTTTCTCCTTGATGGGAATTGCCTCTATACTCTCTTTGTCAGACTGTTTTATACTCTCTTCCAAAAACTCCACAGTCTTTTGAAATACCTGAACTTTGGCACTGTCAATATCCTCAGAGCAGATTATATTCCATCTGCCGGTCTCACTTTCGGTGTTTTTCAGAAGTTCTTCATACTCTTCTAAAATTTCATCATAGTTTTTGTTACTATCCCAGTCCTCCTTGGTCACCCTCCATGAAGTGGATGGATTCTTCTCCAGCTTCTTGAACCTCTTCTTCTGCTCATCTTTCGATATAAAGAGAAAAAACTTTATTATCATCGTTTTCCCGTTTTGCAGAAGTTCTTCAGTATCCACTATCTCTTTGCATCTTCGTTTATACTCCTTCTTATCTATATCTTTTATGTTTTTAATCACGGAAAAGTACCAGCTCCTGTCAAAAATAGCTATCTCTCCTTCACCAGGAAGGTTTTTCCAAAATTTCCAGAAAAAAGGTCTGAGAAGCTCCTCTTCTGTGTCTTTATTATTTGAAAAAACTTTATATCCTCTAGGATCTAATGATATAAGGAGTTCATTCATCACGGCACCTTTTCCAGAGGCATCCAGCCCTTCTAAAATAATAAGAACCGGTATTTTTTTTGCTCTTGCTGCTCTCTGAAGCTCTCCCATTTTTATAATAAGAGGCTCCATTATACTCTTATACTCACCTTTTCCTATTTTAAGACAGCTTTTAAAATCAAACATATTTTTCCTCCTCTATACACAATTAACCTAAGCTGTTACCTTTATTTTAGATAAAAGTATTGAATTTATAAGAATTCGTTACTTTTCTCTTGAAAGAAAAGTAACCAAAAGTTCAAGAATTTTCAAATGTCTAGGAAGTAGATATTTCTTTTATCACCTTTGTGAGCTACAGTCCTCGGTTCCCTGCTCATCCACTGGATAAGGTGTTTCATAGTCGCTGACGCTCCTTGAACTCCCTTAACTTATTCTGTGGGACGGCTGAGTGCAGTTTTTTTCCTGTATAAGCCCTGCGACTTGAAAATTCAAAAGACTAAAAATGATATAAACCTAAATAAAAAGCATGTGTACAGTTATTCCTTAATTTTTGACTATTCTTAACACTGATTTTGTCAATGGCAATGGAAAAGGGATAAAAAAACTCTCGCAAAAGAACGCATATATAGTTTTGGTTCTAACTCTGTGAGACTCATTCTTTTTCTCTGCGTCCTCTGTGGCCAAAAGCTTTTGTCCTTATTCGTGCTAATTTCCCTATCTTTTATTAGTGTCCATTCGTGATAAAATCTTTTGACTTTAATATCGCCCTCCTCCGTGATACTCTCTTCTTTTCTCTGTGACCAAAAGCTTTTGTCCTTATTCGTGCTAATTTCCCCATCTTTTATTAGTCTCCATTAGTGACAAAATCTTTTGATTCTGATATTCAGATAAATTCAGTAATTTATCTGAATTTCTTCCAAATAGCAACTTGAGTTAATTACAGCTTTTATTAATTTCTTCAAATTAAATTACTATAGTTTTTCTTACTTTTCCTTAAAAACCCTCTTTTTTAAGGATAAGAAATGATGTATACTAAATTAAGGGATAATTCTCATCCTTTTTTAGGATTTTTACCAATAAAACAAAATAAAGGCAAGGTGATATATTTGAACGAAAGATCAGAATACTTAATAATAGGAAACGGGATTGCAGGTATCTCTGCGGCAGTGACTCTTAGAAATAAAGACAGTGAAGGAAAAATAACTGTGGTGACAAAATCCCCTAAACCTTTTTACTACAGAATAAGACTTATCGAATACCTAGCCGACAAGACCGAGTTTGAAAAACTTATCGGATACGGTGAGGGATTTTATCTAGACAAAGATATTGATGTAAAACTTGACATGGAAGTAACTGATATTGATTCACAAAATAAAAAAGTTACCTTTGAAGATGGAAGCTCTATAGAGTACAACAAACTTCTTTTAGCTACAGGGGCAAGGCCTAGATACCCTGATATCAAAGGGATCAGAGAAAAAAAAGGCGTTTTGAAATTTCGAGGAGTAAATGACAGTGACGAGATAGCAAATCATGTGGAGATCTGCAAAGAGGTTGCCATTTTGGGTGGGGGCCTTTTAGGTATAGAGACAGCCTTCTCACTGCTAAACCTAGGTAAAAAAGTCACCGTCATAGAGACTGCACCTCGGCTTCTTCCTAGACAGCTAGATGAAGAGGGGTCTCATATACTTCAAAGCATCCTAGAAGAAAAGGGGTTAAATTTCATCCTGGGAAAAAATGTTGAGGAAATATTAGGTGGAGATTCTGTAGAAGGTATCAAGTTTGGAGACGGGGAAGTATTTCAGGTCAAAAGTCTTGTTTTATCTGCAGGAATAACTCCGAGACTAGAGTTAGCAGAAAGTGCGGGATTAGAGATCAACAGAGGAATCGTTGTAAATGAACATATGGAAACTAGCATAAAAGATATCTATGCAGCGGGAGATTCTATAGAATTCCAGGGAACTCTATATGGACTCTGGATTCCTGCAAAAGAACAGGGGGATGTAGCAGGGAGCAACATGGCCGGGGAAAAAGTCAAGTATAACCCTACAAGTTCTGAGACAAGACTAAAAGTTTCCGGTATCTCGTTCTTCTCAGGGGGAAACATAGAACCTATGGGAGCAAATATTTATAAATACAATAAAGATGGAATTTACAGAAAATTCTTTGTCCGTGACGAAAAAATAGTGGGGGCAATTCTTTTAGGC
It contains:
- a CDS encoding FAD-dependent oxidoreductase translates to MIYLNERSEYLIIGNGIAGISAAVTLRNKDSEGKITVVTKSPKPFYYRIRLIEYLADKTEFEKLIGYGEGFYLDKDIDVKLDMEVTDIDSQNKKVTFEDGSSIEYNKLLLATGARPRYPDIKGIREKKGVLKFRGVNDSDEIANHVEICKEVAILGGGLLGIETAFSLLNLGKKVTVIETAPRLLPRQLDEEGSHILQSILEEKGLNFILGKNVEEILGGDSVEGIKFGDGEVFQVKSLVLSAGITPRLELAESAGLEINRGIVVNEHMETSIKDIYAAGDSIEFQGTLYGLWIPAKEQGDVAGSNMAGEKVKYNPTSSETRLKVSGISFFSGGNIEPMGANIYKYNKDGIYRKFFVRDEKIVGAILLGDPKTAMKTGGFIKNHESTDVIYGLYE
- the pap gene encoding polyphosphate:AMP phosphotransferase, with translation MFDFKSCLKIGKGEYKSIMEPLIIKMGELQRAARAKKIPVLIILEGLDASGKGAVMNELLISLDPRGYKVFSNNKDTEEELLRPFFWKFWKNLPGEGEIAIFDRSWYFSVIKNIKDIDKKEYKRRCKEIVDTEELLQNGKTMIIKFFLFISKDEQKKRFKKLEKNPSTSWRVTKEDWDSNKNYDEILEEYEELLKNTESETGRWNIICSEDIDSAKVQVFQKTVEFLEESIKQSDKESIEAIPIKEKSYSLDSVDLTKSASRREYKKKLKKYKEKLMELEHEIYVKRIPVVLAYEGWDAAGKGGNIKRTVDRLDPRGYDVIPVSAPNDIEKRHHYLWRFWKDFPKGGHITIFDRTWYGRVLVERVEGFCKEKEWHRAYHEINSMEAQWADDGAVILKFWIHISKDEQLRRFRGREKTSYKSWKITEEDWRNREKWELYKEAVEDMITMTSTEDVKWNVIPGNSKRYARLKVMEIIIEDLEKAVKKKEK